One region of Actinomycetota bacterium genomic DNA includes:
- a CDS encoding sodium:solute symporter family protein translates to MKIAVVVTYVAILLYIAVHGARRTRSTSDFFLGGRSIGPWISAFAYGTTYFSAVLFVGYAGKLGWSYGFGTLWIVAGNVLVGTLLAWVLLARRTRRMSVRMNALTMPEFLQARYESAALKRFSAAVIFLFLLPYAASVYMGLSYLFENVLGIDYNQALIAMAALTGIYLVTGGYFAVTLTDFVQGSIMLAGSALLVAFVLSKAGQVSGAGMAGAFDAVRGTQVPQPPNGPPAWLGLLSLVVLTSLGPLGLPQMIQKFYSVKGEPVIRKAAVVSTAFALICTFGAYFSGAFTRVFFSAEKVREIGADNLMPVLINDFLPAALTIMILLLILSASMSTLSSLVLVSSSAVAIDLAGGEQRLGEKRSTMLMRALCALFVAVSLLIALKPWTFIVNMMAISWGTVTGAFIAPYIYGLFWRKATRAGAWAAMLAGMACSLGLSMGLSAWWAGSVGQPFSLSTPWVPFAGAVSMLVPLAVLPAVSSFTRRPSREALELAFGEDRGARRP, encoded by the coding sequence CTGAAGATAGCCGTCGTCGTCACCTACGTGGCCATCCTCCTCTACATCGCCGTGCACGGCGCGCGCCGCACCAGATCCACCTCGGACTTCTTTCTCGGCGGCAGGAGTATAGGGCCCTGGATATCCGCCTTCGCCTACGGGACCACCTATTTCTCCGCCGTCCTCTTCGTCGGATACGCCGGCAAGTTGGGATGGTCATATGGGTTCGGCACCCTCTGGATCGTGGCGGGGAACGTGCTGGTGGGCACCCTGCTGGCCTGGGTTCTGCTCGCGCGCCGCACCCGGCGCATGAGCGTGCGCATGAACGCCCTCACCATGCCGGAATTCCTGCAGGCGCGCTACGAGAGCGCCGCTCTCAAGCGCTTTTCGGCCGCGGTGATCTTCCTCTTTCTCCTTCCGTACGCCGCCTCCGTTTACATGGGGCTGTCCTACCTTTTCGAGAACGTCCTGGGCATCGACTACAACCAGGCCCTGATCGCCATGGCCGCGCTGACTGGGATCTACCTGGTCACGGGGGGCTACTTCGCGGTGACCCTCACCGACTTCGTGCAGGGCTCCATAATGCTGGCGGGCTCGGCTCTGCTGGTCGCTTTCGTGCTCTCAAAGGCGGGGCAGGTCAGCGGCGCTGGAATGGCGGGGGCCTTCGACGCGGTGCGTGGAACGCAGGTGCCGCAGCCTCCCAACGGCCCTCCCGCCTGGCTGGGCCTGCTCAGCCTGGTGGTATTGACCTCCCTCGGTCCCCTGGGCCTCCCGCAGATGATACAGAAATTTTACTCCGTCAAGGGGGAGCCGGTGATAAGGAAGGCGGCGGTGGTCTCCACCGCGTTCGCCCTCATCTGCACCTTCGGCGCCTATTTCTCTGGCGCCTTCACGCGCGTCTTCTTCTCCGCCGAGAAGGTCAGGGAGATCGGGGCCGACAACCTCATGCCCGTGCTCATCAACGATTTCCTGCCCGCCGCGCTTACCATCATGATCCTGCTCCTCATCCTCTCCGCCTCCATGTCCACACTGTCCTCCCTGGTGCTGGTGTCCAGCTCAGCCGTGGCCATCGACCTTGCGGGAGGGGAACAGAGGCTGGGTGAAAAGCGGAGCACTATGCTCATGAGAGCGCTCTGCGCGCTTTTCGTGGCGGTCTCTTTGCTCATCGCCCTCAAGCCCTGGACCTTCATCGTCAACATGATGGCCATATCCTGGGGGACGGTGACCGGCGCCTTCATCGCCCCCTATATCTACGGACTGTTCTGGAGAAAGGCCACTCGCGCGGGCGCATGGGCGGCCATGCTCGCGGGCATGGCCTGTTCCCTGGGCCTCTCCATGGGGCTTTCGGCGTGGTGGGCCGGCAGCGTGGGTCAGCCCTTCTCCCTGAGCACACCTTGGGTCCCCTTCGCGGGAGCCGTATCCATGCTCGTGCCCCTGGCGGTGCTTCCCGCGGTATCCTCCTTCACCCGCAGGCCGTCCCGCGAAGCCCTGGAGCTCGCCTTCGGCGAGGACAGAGGAGCTCGGCGGCCGTGA
- a CDS encoding YihY/virulence factor BrkB family protein, translated as MENNDMVNTRKSLHAALEAVKRAAAGAWGEFRRYNGPQAAAAFAFFCFLSLLALLFFSGAVLGFVLKDRPELLERILSYISENTPGLTDTVSDALRASIDMRGILSAGGALGLLFTGTRVADSLQVWLCGMWGVEVPRFIRRKAKSLAILAFVAVTGLLGFGLHAAFLLAGRWQGWLNLFAGLFSFVLSTLIIFAALLFIYSYGVELKLGWGRAWKGALFTALLVNPVQLLLTWYYSNLGDFTAVYGSFAGVVLTIIIIYYAGYIIFLGAALNRFLAKGHEQHERRGG; from the coding sequence ATGGAAAACAATGACATGGTAAACACGAGGAAGTCCTTGCACGCGGCCCTGGAGGCCGTGAAGCGGGCAGCGGCCGGGGCGTGGGGAGAGTTCAGGCGATACAACGGCCCCCAGGCAGCGGCGGCCTTCGCCTTCTTCTGTTTCCTCTCCCTCCTAGCGCTGCTCTTCTTCTCGGGAGCGGTGCTCGGTTTCGTGCTCAAGGACCGACCGGAGCTCCTGGAGCGCATCCTCTCCTATATCTCCGAAAACACCCCCGGCCTGACGGACACCGTCTCCGACGCCCTCCGGGCCTCCATAGACATGAGGGGGATCCTGAGCGCGGGCGGCGCCCTCGGCCTGCTCTTCACGGGCACCAGGGTGGCCGACTCGCTGCAGGTATGGCTATGCGGCATGTGGGGGGTGGAGGTCCCGCGTTTTATCCGGCGCAAGGCGAAAAGTCTCGCTATCCTCGCCTTTGTAGCGGTTACGGGCCTGCTGGGCTTCGGGCTCCATGCCGCCTTCCTCCTCGCCGGCAGGTGGCAGGGCTGGCTCAACCTCTTCGCGGGCCTCTTCTCCTTTGTCCTCTCCACGCTCATCATCTTCGCCGCCTTGCTCTTCATCTACTCCTATGGGGTGGAGTTGAAGCTGGGCTGGGGCAGGGCGTGGAAGGGGGCGCTCTTCACCGCCCTGCTGGTGAACCCCGTGCAGCTGCTGCTCACCTGGTACTACTCCAACCTGGGAGACTTCACGGCCGTCTACGGCTCCTTCGCAGGGGTGGTGCTGACCATCATCATCATCTACTACGCCGGATATATAATCTTCCTGGGAGCCGCGCTCAACCGTTTCCTGGCAAAGGGACATGAGCAGCATGAGAGGAGAGGAGGATGA
- a CDS encoding M28 family peptidase — MMEGLVSYMHGLVDRVMREIGPRESCSEAERRLGRLFAEEIGPACERVEVEEFTCAPKAFLGFFPYLVLLYLAGVALYYVLPPLSLILSAIGLGVLFFEVIRYRELIDPFFPKRKGQNVAGFVKPRGEARKRVIVSAHLDSAYEFKVWYWLKGLAVPAMALAFLAPLLLLGASLARTIADSRGVPDNAVFSALGIACIALSPLVAVFAFFHTGDVVPGAMDDMAGIAVLAGLARHFASAGGSDAFYPEHTEVILLALSSEEAGLRGAKRYAARHKKEFARTPTYAVFLDGIYDEKHLTVFRKELWCGAKMDPYLVGLAEEAAASCGCPIKNTVMAVGATDGSAFAREGIASVSICCQDSSRLVPNYHTRHDTIEYVRPESLEVSLRLVLEMLRRIDS, encoded by the coding sequence ATGATGGAAGGTCTTGTCTCTTACATGCACGGGCTGGTGGACCGCGTGATGAGGGAGATAGGGCCGCGGGAATCCTGCAGCGAGGCCGAGAGGCGGCTGGGGCGCCTGTTCGCGGAGGAGATAGGGCCGGCCTGCGAGCGCGTGGAGGTGGAGGAGTTCACCTGCGCACCCAAGGCCTTCCTGGGATTCTTCCCCTACCTGGTGCTGCTCTACCTGGCGGGGGTAGCGCTGTACTATGTCCTGCCCCCATTATCGCTTATCCTCTCCGCTATCGGCCTGGGGGTGCTCTTCTTCGAGGTCATCCGCTACCGCGAGCTCATAGACCCTTTCTTCCCCAAGCGCAAGGGTCAGAACGTGGCCGGTTTCGTGAAACCGCGCGGCGAGGCCAGGAAGAGGGTCATCGTCTCCGCCCACCTCGACTCCGCCTACGAGTTCAAGGTCTGGTACTGGCTCAAGGGGCTGGCGGTGCCCGCCATGGCCCTGGCCTTCCTGGCCCCCCTGCTCCTGCTGGGAGCCAGCCTGGCGCGCACCATCGCCGACTCCCGCGGCGTGCCTGACAACGCGGTCTTTTCGGCATTGGGCATCGCATGCATCGCCCTCTCCCCTCTGGTCGCGGTCTTCGCCTTCTTCCATACCGGGGACGTGGTCCCGGGGGCCATGGACGACATGGCGGGCATCGCCGTGCTGGCCGGCCTGGCAAGGCACTTCGCTTCGGCGGGGGGGAGTGATGCCTTCTACCCCGAGCACACCGAGGTCATCCTGCTCGCGCTGTCCTCGGAGGAGGCGGGCCTCAGGGGTGCCAAGCGCTACGCCGCCCGCCACAAGAAGGAGTTCGCGCGCACCCCCACCTACGCGGTCTTCCTCGACGGCATCTACGACGAGAAACACCTCACCGTCTTCAGGAAAGAGCTGTGGTGCGGGGCGAAGATGGATCCCTACCTGGTGGGCCTGGCCGAGGAGGCCGCCGCGTCCTGCGGATGCCCCATCAAGAACACGGTGATGGCGGTGGGGGCGACCGACGGCAGCGCCTTCGCGCGCGAGGGCATCGCCTCGGTTTCCATATGCTGCCAGGACTCCAGCCGACTGGTCCCCAACTACCACACCCGCCACGACACCATAGAATATGTGCGGCCCGAGTCCCTGGAGGTCAGCCTGCGCCTGGTGCTGGAAATGCTGCGCCGCATAGACTCCTGA